The stretch of DNA GTATAAGCACCAGCCCTCCTTTTGTGTTCAAAAAGGTGATTTATATGTCAGGTTGGAGGGTGGTTATTAGTTAGAGACATGCTGGTCTGAAAGTTAATTCTTACTGTTTCACATGTATGTGTTTAGGGCTTGTCCACCCCTTCCCCCCCGCTGCCAGCCACTTCACCCTGTCTTAATTCAAACTGCCACTCATTCCTCCCACGCTAAAATGACAAAGGTGCTCCAAGggacttttttctctctcctttcacaATACGCTGTATATGATAGGCCTACTGGCCTGGTATCATTGGAAAGGACAGAGGTGTTAAATCACAATCTGTCATGCTGACTGAACATGGCCAGGTGATCCATGTCCCAATGGGCAGGGCTAGATGAACATGTTGCTTTctaaccccccctcccccgttAAATACATTATCTACATGGATGACCGGCTGCACTCCTATTTTGGAGCCAAAGTGATGCCTACCAGGTAACAACATGTGATACTTAAATTTGTGGCCATAATCATAAGGCAGTGCTCGATTTAGACACGAGcgaacacacagaaacacagcctccctccctcgtGGACTTGAGAGAGGACACCCACACAGCATGTGTACTGTGAGCAGGCTTCGTTTGCCAGCCGTGATTCAACCTgtaggctcacacacacacacacacagaaaaattaTGTTGAATAATCAAGCAAGAATTGACATTATACATctactgcgtgtgtgtgtgtgtgcgtgtgtgtgaaaaaTGACAAGTGGGGGTGAcaacttgtgtgtgtctgtactttTACACGGTGTGCTGTTTGGCTGTGACATGATATTTCATGAATTGAAAAGCACAGAGATCTCATGAAAGCAGAAATAattgtttgcctttttttgcaGGAAGTGGACATCTACACTGTGAAGCCAGAGGACCTGTCCTTCACCTCAGCCTTCTGTCTGCAGATCCAGCGCAACGATTACATCCATGCTCTGGTCACCTATTTTAACATCGAGTTCACCAAGTGTCACAAGAAGACTGGCTTCTCCACTGGTGAGTAGTGTCTGTTCACccacaataatttttttttttttttatctcacttACTCCTAGTGGTATCTAGCCACACACTTAGTTGTGTTGGGCCACATTATGAAATATCTGTGAGATTTTTGCCTCCACCCTAATACAATGGAGGTGAAGGCAACTTTGTTTATGGTTCTATGGTTCAACCTTCTGGTTGAGCCAAATGTAATTCAATCAATTCCAAAGCAGTGTTCTATCTAACTGGTCTGTGGAGCCTCAAGAGACGGAGAGGATTATTTTTTGACAAAACTCTTAACCTGTAGGTTTCAGAAGAAGATCAGATTTGATTGGAACTACTTTTCGGCCAAAGGAATGGCACTTGAAAAACGGTTTAAAATGGTTCAGCGAGGCAGAAATCCCAAAGGTAGGTATCCCAAAACTTGAGCAAATAAAAGCAAATACCTTCTCAATGATCTCTCGAATTTAAATAatggttgaatgaatgaatgaatgcatcTTTAAGCACAAGCATTTTGAAGCAGTACATCAATGTCCTTAAAATGGAAGTTACCGCACTTTAGCATCTTAGCTCTTGACTCCACTTTGCTGGTGTTACATGAGCCGACCCAGTGTTTGCGGCGACGGAATCAACGAGCGCTTCAGGTAACGTGGTGTCGGGATAGAGTTGCTAAGCTGTTATGTAAGCTTATGTTAATACATTCATGCATCCAGTGCTTACATAATGTCGTGTAGAGGTGGTTCTATGTTTGGCTGAGTCTGTTGGGCCTGAGGCTGAGCATCACTGACAGAGTTCTCTCCTGAGTGagcttcagctgctttttctgtttaaatttctcccatATTAGCATGCCCAAGGAAACTGAGTGCCCATTGGAACCGACACATTTTGTAAATTTGATTATTTCTCACACTGCCCTTaacttctctttcctcttcttggCTGCATCTCCTTCCTGCTTTacacttttcatctttaacctCCTTACATCTAATCTTCTTTCCTTTTCATTCCTTGTATCACATGTGTTCCTCCTGTCCTCTACCTCAGCTCCCGATGCTGCCAGCACACACTGGAAGCAGACAGTGTTTTACTTGGAGGACTACTTAACTGTCAAGAAGGGGGAGGAGATCTTTGGCAGTGTCGCTGTCAGGCCCAATGAGAAGAATGTGGTAAGACTCATGAAAAATAGCCACGAAATTCTCAGTAGTCTTGGTTTAAATTTCTGGCAGAGAGTTAGTTTTAAATGTAACATCttcattattttttaacataacaaGAACCTACAGCTCTCaaataaatgtgtgttaaaagtacaatatttgccccTGAAACACTGCATTTAAATACCtttaaagtgcttttttttaattttgtgtgaAGATTTTGTTGGCTACTTTTATACCAAGTGAGTGGCACAAATATCTTCTGCCAATTATTTCTTAatgaattcattaaaaaaattcttattttacattaaagcGTGACCTGGAGTTCACCCTGGAGCTAGACTTTAAAGGACAACTATGTGAGGCCGCCATTTCCCACGACTATAAAATGCGTTAGGAACGACAACAACCTTCCAACTACCCTCAGCCCCTCTCCACACACACTTGGAGAGGGGGATGGCACCAGCTCTCCGACAAGCATTCCAGTTGGCCAGCGAGGGCGACCAGACAGATCTAATTGGATGACATCATGCCAGCACctaagtgatgtcatcaggcAAGTAAATAGGAAAGTATCTATCAGCAATAGTGCCATCACCTGTACCAACTTGATCAACTCGGGCACATCGTTGAATGTAACATCCTAAAtgaacttgatttttttttttcttctcactaGTTCATGGAAATTCTAATAATCTTTAATTATTTATATTGTTAGTGCAGCTAATTGAAAAGCATTGATCTTTGTGATGCTGAGAGGGTTACAGCACAGCCATCATCTGTTTTTCCTTTAGTCATTGTTAAGATTTATTATGCACTGTGTAATTGTATAGATGGTGCAGTAAtcacttgtgttttattttgttatgtattatttgcatgtgaacgtttttttttttgcttcatggAGTTTAGAGAAAAGTGTGAATTGTAATTTCTTTAATTGAGGATAAGTCAGAACAAATGCACTTTGGTGCCAGAatgaaacagaaaaatgcctTTAGAACAGTAACAAACACAGATGCAATATGTCATGTACCACTTTGTTTTGATCGGACAAATtaagaatatgaaaaaaaaaagatgaacacggtgatgaataaaatgtcaaacaatcAGATGTGTCTCTCatgattttcaattaaacagctattttaatgaattacaaataatttagtttaatttTCGATTCAACATTAAATATAACTACAATACATTAAAACCAAGATGAACGGAGAAATTAAGACTGGTAAAGCTAGCGTTCAGTTATGAAAAAGCTACAGTGTATTTATGATTTCTCTTCTGGGATAAAAGGTTATCGAAAGGAATTATCACACAGGATATGTTTCTATTTGAAATCTTATAGACCGCACTACTGGGATTTGGCAACGCATTATTCACAGGAAATGGTGCAgcaccttatttttttttttactttggacAAGCTCTTCCTCTGAGCTTCATCATTTTAACTCAACAGACTTGACTGTAGGTTTCATGTTGGGCGACACAGCCCTTCGTGTCGACTTGTCGAACATGTCACGCaattctgggtcaaaatgaagACCACTTGTTAAAAGACACATTCTATGACCAAGTCCCAAGAATGATTTCATTGCCGTCTTTAAACACTGCAAAACGTGATCTACGTAGAACTCGGAAAATTGAGTATACATGTTACTTGCAGCAGGCTTTCTTCTTTATGGGCTGAGCACTCAGAATGACTGTTGTGTCTCTCACCCTGTCTTCCTGCTCCATTAGCACTCTGagtaaagacagagacacagggagAAGACTGCATGAGCCGACGctgttaccacacacacaccttcatcaATCTCCTGACAAAAAGGTATCACAAAAGGCCATGTACGCCTCAGCAATGTTCATCATGCATCTGAAGATTGGTGTGTAATAAAagtacattattattacattatttaattcacAGCTTTGGACTTACCTGGCCAGTTGTGTCAGGGACTCGGTCACATTCTTGGCAGTGTAGGCACTGACCTCAAAGAACATCACCTTGTTTTCCTACACAGAACAtacgcacagagagagagagagtcaagaAATCAAACAAAGACACCTCCGTCAACATTCTCGTATACTGGGCACGCGCGTGCCCAgttaaacaggaggcagcatgtatactccacccgttgctggtagttgccatggtaatgtTAACAGCtcagtctcagagaacgagagagTCATGACCCAATCAGGTGGCGAAACATTGGTGGCAAGTggcggtgttgccaaaggtctccatttgcggccgttgagactgcaacacaacccccGGAGATTCCGAACCAAAatgggtcagaagtgttttcaaatgtctccggtttaggggctctgaAATGCCAGCGCAGTGTaaatgtagcaaaagatatttgtttttaaaccaaaacttagcagtgtaaatgtagccaAAAAGACACGCTGGTGGTCATGATCGGAACTCTCACCAATTGCATCTTTGTGTCGGGATCGAAGCAGAATTAGGATTTTGAGAGCGAGCACGTAAAATAGAACGATCCACGAACTTTGAATTAAACTTACATAAGCCAGCTGCTCGGCTTCTTTGAATGACACCTCCCTGTCTCCATCCATGTCCATTTTGTTGCCCAGAAGGAGGATGGGGATCCCTTCTCCTGCTGCTTcctgaaaaaaaagagcaatcCAATAATTTAGTATAGCCCTTTTTAACAGGAGACACaatgacatgtcacagtagtaAAGCCACAGGCGTACATCATAAAATTAACATTGGCtcactgtcatggcttactgggacacttgaatagaaccctgccattgttattgttatcacctgtgcttttcttacTATAACAAGTTAAAATGTCTGCTGCGAAGAAGGtctttaatataaataaaaaaaagactcaaaagAATAGTGCAACATTTTGGGAAGACAAATGATTTAAACCTGTAAATACTGAAAAGTATCAAGTATGTTATATAAATCGACCAACTCTTTACATGAAGGAAACTAGAGATGCAGAGGACTTGGttgggtcaaaggtcagaccTGGACATTGGTGAGCCAGGGTTGCACGGCCTTAAAGCTCTCCCCCACTGTGACGTCGTACATCACCACCACACCGTCTGCTTTGCGAAAGAACTGCTTGGTTATGCTGCGGTACCTGCGTCAACGACACCGTTTTGACTGTCACCACATTGATCTACTGAACACCACTACAAGTATTATATCATTGAAGTGCACCTAAACACTACTACtgaattattagtattattgtattgaaaagatatttataaaagtgtgacaaaaagagtctttttttttttcagtcaagtACACGACAATCCACTTTAACTGTGCGTATATTTCAACTAATCatactttttaataatataTCAATTATACGTGAGTGTGTGTTGATTTAAAGTACACTCAAAGTAGTATTGCCATTAGCATACTCATTTTAAAGTTAGTACGCTAAAGTACTACTAGAGGAATAACACTCTTTAAAGTAGTATAGTAAAACACAGTTAATGTATTTTTCAAGCACTTACATTTagcataaaaaataaagatgtgCTTCAAATGTACTTGATGTTTAGGTATAGTGCAAGTATATTACAGTATTCTATACCTGGGATTACCAAAAGACTTACTGCAACAATACGTCCAAAAGAACTGTCATTAAATTATTCAtactctgtctttgtgtgtgtagcagttTGTAAATGATAATAATTTCACTACTACATCTATTCATTACACgtttattttcactttacttTTTCACTAAACTTGCAAACCGATTGGCTTCACTTGTTTTgactctaaaaaaaataaatagaaactcGCCTCTCTTGTCCTGCTGTGTCCCAAAGCTGCATGGCTACCTGCATATTGTCCAGGGTTAGTGTCTTCACACTGTAGTCAATACctgattaattaagacacaGCAAAGATCAAAATATGGTGATAAATCATGATAAAATATGTGGCTACACGTCTCATATTTAATTTGAATTggattatattcatggtttattgCACAGAGCAGCAAAGATAAAAACGGCCAATAGGGGGGTCTGGCGAGGCGTGAGACTGACTGTGCCTCATtccagaggaggagggggggggacgACAAAGTGGAGATAACAAGGCTCGCGTGAGGATTGGGAAAGATGAAAGCAAGGAGAACAATTCATGAGAAGTGACATAATCTGCAGTACAATGTGTGCCAGGGTTCTTAGACAGGCAGTGTGACTTCCCAAGCCCTTTCATGTGATGCTAAGTAGCCCTCAGATCTTCAGTGCAAGCatccataaacacacatactgtacacacacacacacgcgcacacacacactcgcgcacacaaacacacggcaTTCGAATTTGTTCAAAACAGCCTCTGACACTTTTTTTACGTACATGCAACCCAATATTATTACAATGTTTCTCTTCTCACCCACAGTAGCAGTTGTGGAGGGGTGGAAACGGCCCTCACAGAAGGAGCGCAGCAGGGACGTCTTGCCTACACTCGAGTTGCCAACCAGGACCACTTTAAACAGACGGTCCGGGGCAAACAGTGCTCcttcttttgtcttttgaaGCAGATAACAGAAAAgagcaaagacagagagacacacattcattttcatttggtTCATTACCTCTGCAGGTgataacacatttttttgttaagaTCATAAACATGTTTGGAGCTCCACAGCTGTGTGGACCTACTTGCTGCGTCTCCTTCCCGACCGGCTGTCCTCTTGGAGACATGGGTGTCTTTTTCACTCGGGTAAAGCGGGAATTCCTTGCCGGAGGGGCTTCTGACGACACAGGGGCGTGACTATAGGGTggggtggttgttgttgttgttgttgttgttgttgtttcgaCGTCGCTCTgagcttcctcttcctcctcatcgtTCACCTCGTCTTCCTCCTCACTGAGCTGGTGCAGCAGAAAGTGAGGCCCTCCTTGGAGCAGGTGGGGCAGGTGGTCCTCCTCGATGGAGATGACACGACGGAGGGGCCATCCGTCCGGAGGGGCGTCCAAGGCCTCCTCTTCCACCCCGGTCTTCTTCtccatttccactttcttcgctctctctctgtccttcccCGTCACCCGCTTAGTGGCGGCCATCTTGCCGGGTGATTTTTTGGCCTTTGCCTTCACATCGTGCTCTTTAGTCGGAGCGGGGTTGGTGTAACCGTTGGCTAAGCCAGAGTTTTTCCTTGCTGTAGGGCGTTGTTGACACGTGGGGGCGCTGACATTAgtggcggaggaggaggaggggccgGTGATGGTGGCGTCATCCTCACTACAGGAGGAGGAAGCAACAAACACGATTTGAAGGTGCTCTATAGGCAAGGCCTCCAGAGACTGATAGGACCCATCCACCAACAGTggggctctttaaaaaaaaaaaaacagaggagaaACAGAGGATATACTGGGTCAAGTTTCAAATCTGGAGGCCAAAGCACTCAAATGATACTGATTTTGGTCTCATCTAAACAAAACAAGTGAATTCAGTTGATTGTTGTAAGTGTATAGAATCAGATATCCTCTGTTTTTCCTCCTTTGATACATGATTTTCTCATCAAACTGAGGCGGGAATTCTTCTTTGTCACACAGGAAATACTCTAACAGATGATTTATGTTAAGGAGTATTTGGGAGATAAAGGGATCACCTTTTTGTCGGCTGGCTGGTGTCATCAAACACACTGTCGAGGCCCGCTCTCTGTTTCTGCTTCTTACGGAGGGAGTTTCGAGGCTTATTGAAATGAAGGggatgtatgtttgtgttacaGAGTTATTTTATCAGTCAGGTGATGCCATGATGGATGCTGCAGCAATGCAATTAGATTAAATGTATACTCACTACGCCGCAGCATATGTCTCGCTcatcttttaaatgtttgttcatCTCCCTGGGAAAATTGAAAAGAAAGATGGAATCTGCTGTGAAAAGGATGCATtgaaaagcaggaaaaaaaagcacCAGAGTTGTTGCAAAACCTTGAACTTACTCAGCGACCACATGTGTGAGGTTTGCCAATTAGAAATTAACCAGAAGCCAAAAAGATTAAAACCAACTACTACCCAGGTTTGATATGTGCTCATGGAATGTCCCGATTGTACCTGAGGAGATCAAGTTGCTTCATGAGACTTTGCTTCTCTCTCTGGAGTCCCTCAGTTACTCTGTACATTTCCCTGAAACAAGACAGAACTCACAATATTCAGCAGAAGTACACGTGAgtatattcaattttattcaattcaatttatagtgtcaaatcattaACAGGAGtcatctcaggacactttacagatagagagactttataatttacaaagacccaacaattcaaCAAAAAAGTTATGCGTTTGTGGTCTTAGAAGCCGAATATAAGGAAACACTCTCACAACTCAAGCATGTGTAATAGGTGTGTATACCCACATCTCTTTCTCCTGTTGCAGCTGGGCGGCCTGCTCCTGCAGCATGGCCAGCTGATCCTGGGCCAGCGCCAGGTCCTGGCTGGTGCTCTGCAGCGCTCGGGACAGCTCTTCGTTGGTCATCTTCAGCTTGACGTTCTCCACGTGGCTCTCCTGCTTCTCGCTGTTCAGCTCGAGGCACTGGAGCTCTAACTGGAGGGAGAGGGAAATATTCACAGGAATGAAATGCACTAATGCTGGGTGAGTGTACTTAAGGACAGTGGGAAATGAACTGTATGGCTGCTGTTTAAACCCCTCCCTACAACACTTGTCAACTAGTGGGAAGGATTAAAACCACACTTCACCATAATCGCAGGGGATTCTGACTTGACTAACATTTTAGTGTATAACGTATTTGTCAGATGTTTCAGCATTTTgaatttgacttttattttacaCCTAAGAATAGTATCCGTCTTGCATTATTTTGTCAGGAGCTGCACCACAAAGCCATTTCTTGTTTAAATATAGAGTCAATCATTTCAAATGAATGTTTTAATATCTACATGTTGTGTGAAtggttgttgttgtcatttaaCTTGAGTCATGAGATGGCTTGGGAACAGCCTCCTGTCCCATATTAAGGCATGTTCTACGAAAACGtcaaaatctaaattaaaagaccccccccccccccgttgcTTTTAGCGACACCTGAGGCCGCCTGGCTTCTGTCAAGCCACCTCCTGATCTGGATTTTTATTCCCTATAGTGCTTTTAAGCCATTGCTGATTTAATTCACTCTTCTAACTTCCTTCATTTTTAACATTGGTTTTACCATGCAAGTCATTTTGTAATGTTGTGTTTgttatgtacttttttttttattaatgtagcCTGCTGTTGTTTATCTATGTATCGAGGCATATTTCACCCCATCTGCCCTGGTTGTAAAGCACCTTGGGTCAGCTTATACTGTTTtgaatgtgctatataaataaagatgacTTGACTTGGAAATATGCACTCACTAACCCTTTTCTGCTTCTGGAAAATAAGTTCCAGCTCTTTCTCCTTTGAAAACAGTTGGTGCTCCAGGTCCTGGCTGCGGGACTGGAGACGCTCAGAGTCCTGCATGgccagaagaagaaaaggttAAAGGTCAAATGGTTAAGGAGTAGGCACATGATTAAGATCCCCTCCAGACATATACAAATTCTGCACAGTGAATGTCAAACATCCACGTTGCAAAACAATAAGCAAAACCTTTTTGAGTGGAGGGCAACTTTAAGCATCTTGCCATACCAAAATTTTATGCTGTTattttgttgctaaaggagagGTTGCTTTAGtaggttttgtttgtgttttagctcTTTTACCTTCAGTATCAGCCTGTCTTTCTCGTTTTTAATCTGCGCCTCCATCTCTTCGTATAAATAACGTATCTCACTGTCATGTGTTGCAGCCTTCCTGCACAGAGGGACGGCAGAGACATTACAATTATTAAAGTAACTGGTGAATAATTGAAAGACGTGAAGTACGACATAACATAATATCTAGGAACAGAACAGCATTGTTGTCTAGGGTTGAGCTTAATGCTGTGTCTTTAATTACATGTAAATacttgagcacacacacacacctacagacacagcAACTGAGCTTAATTTTTTCAAAAGAATACTGAGTGGTATTTACATTCCCTCTGACAATTGTTAAGACCCAAACAGCCAATTAGTAAAGTCTAGAGGAATAACAAGCATTTACACAGTACCATGCAGTGCCATGGGAAAACTATGCATGTTTTACAAACAGCCTAAAATCACTCTATTCTCTGCACACGGACACCTGCAATTTGACGTTCAAAAATGTTCCTCGTGAATCTATGAAATATGTTGACCAtgacatataatatatatagcaATAAGATATACCGTGTATATCTTATTGATTTCCATGCCCCCTGAGGCATTGTTTTAATGGATTTCCAAAACAGCAGAATGTGGTCAGACTTTAGAGCGGGCCTCCAGATTAGTGGTCATTTGACACGGATAAAGGGGTCGTTCTATAGAGAATTACAGGTAAATCCATGCAATCAGTCTCAGGCTGTAAtatgaatgcacacacacagaaacacacaaacacacagttgcATCACAGATCCTTCAGGCGACTAATGACAGAGAAGGACATTTGCTATTTGTGGTACATAAAATACAGTACTTAAACACTTTAATTGTGGGAACCAATTTAGAAATGTGGTCTTTTTAACCCAGGATCAAACCCTCCCCCCTTTTCATTACCTTGCTTCCTCttgcaagaaaaaaagagtaagACACCACAGTTGAAGGGGATACTCTCTTtatgagtgcatgtgtgtcctGCCGTACTACCTCTGGAGGgcgctctccatctctttcctctcctggTGGGCATCTTTAATCTGGTGGGTGACTCTGGCCAGGAACTCCTCAAAATTGGACAGGAGGTGAGGCTCGTCTCGCCTGAGCTGGGCCCAAAGACTGCGCACCTCGCCTGGACTggagagagggaaaaggagaaGACATAAAGAGGGTTTCTTTTATCAAGTATGAATTATGGCAGTCACACAGCATGAgtttgacacaaaacacaccaaaATGCATACTGATTAAAGACTTTCAGTGATAACACTCACTCCTCAAAGACATTACTGGCCCCCAGGCTCTCCAGCAGCATACAGAAGTGGCCCTCCTCCTCGTCAACTCCTGACAGCTTGGCTTCCCATTGGCTCTGATAAAAGGCTTCGTTGGCCCTAACGACAGGGCCAGGGGCCTGATTTTGGTCATCGGTCACAGAGATCCTCCGGCCATGCAGGAACTGACCTGAGATACACCCACACAGCATTTTTAAATCACCTCAGTAGCTTCTGGACATTAGCTTTAGCTTGACAGTAAATACAATTTCCAAAACATACTGTCATCTTTCCTGTTTAGCACTTGTGCAGAGGCACTTATAATTTTAAAGCGGGACTTTGtaactttgtaaaaaataaatcatatttcTTTCCGcacaaataaaaagatgaattCATAAGTAATAACACACACCTTTGCTTGATACAATACACTTTTTGCTGCTGCAGCCTTAACTTACAGTACAtgtatgaccagtagcttatggTGGCTTATGTTGGTAATTGTTAGCAAACTTTAGATAGATGTGTAACTGACATAAGTGAGTTCAGTGACATTATGACCCTTGTGTTACTGTTCCACTATGTTTTAG from Perca fluviatilis chromosome 23, GENO_Pfluv_1.0, whole genome shotgun sequence encodes:
- the cracr2ab gene encoding ras and EF-hand domain-containing protein isoform X2, translating into MEEEGKVNGFGLSPGRRRSDWGQIALLDKTKEFFQTCDVEGKGFITRTDMRRLHRELPLSAEELEDVFDSLDTDGTGYLTQEAFSSGFSQFLHGRRISVTDDQNQAPGPVVRANEAFYQSQWEAKLSGVDEEEGHFCMLLESLGASNVFEDPGEVRSLWAQLRRDEPHLLSNFEEFLARVTHQIKDAHQERKEMESALQRKAATHDSEIRYLYEEMEAQIKNEKDRLILKDSERLQSRSQDLEHQLFSKEKELELIFQKQKRLELQCLELNSEKQESHVENVKLKMTNEELSRALQSTSQDLALAQDQLAMLQEQAAQLQQEKEMEMYRVTEGLQREKQSLMKQLDLLREMNKHLKDERDICCGVPRNSLRKKQKQRAGLDSVFDDTSQPTKSEDDATITGPSSSSATNVSAPTCQQRPTARKNSGLANGYTNPAPTKEHDVKAKAKKSPGKMAATKRVTGKDRERAKKVEMEKKTGVEEEALDAPPDGWPLRRVISIEEDHLPHLLQGGPHFLLHQLSEEEDEVNDEEEEEAQSDVETTTTTTTTTTTPPYSHAPVSSEAPPARNSRFTRVKKTPMSPRGQPVGKETQQTKEGALFAPDRLFKVVLVGNSSVGKTSLLRSFCEGRFHPSTTATVGIDYSVKTLTLDNMQVAMQLWDTAGQERYRSITKQFFRKADGVVVMYDVTVGESFKAVQPWLTNVQEAAGEGIPILLLGNKMDMDGDREVSFKEAEQLAYENKVMFFEVSAYTAKNVTESLTQLARVLMEQEDRVRDTTVILSAQPIKKKACCK
- the cracr2ab gene encoding ras and EF-hand domain-containing protein isoform X3; the encoded protein is MEEEGKVNGFGLSPGRRRSDWGQIALLDKTKEFFQTCDVEGKGFITRTDMRRLHRELPLSAEELEDVFDSLDTDGTGYLTQEAFSSGFSQFLHGRRISVTDDQNQAPGPVVRANEAFYQSQWEAKLSGVDEEEGHFCMLLESLGASNVFEDPGEVRSLWAQLRRDEPHLLSNFEEFLARVTHQIKDAHQERKEMESALQRKAATHDSEIRYLYEEMEAQIKNEKDRLILKDSERLQSRSQDLEHQLFSKEKELELIFQKQKRLELQCLELNSEKQESHVENVKLKMTNEELSRALQSTSQDLALAQDQLAMLQEQAAQLQQEKEMEMYRVTEGLQREKQSLMKQLDLLREMNKHLKDERDICCGVPRNSLRKKQKQRAGLDSVFDDTSQPTKRAPLLVDGSYQSLEALPIEHLQIVFVASSSCSEDDATITGPSSSSATNVSAPTCQQRPTARKNSGLANGYTNPAPTKEHDVKAKAKKSPGKMAATKRVTGKDRERAKKVEMEKKTGVEEEALDAPPDGWPLRRVISIEEDHLPHLLQGGPHFLLHQLSEEEDEVNDEEEEEAQSDVETTTTTTTTTTTPPYSHAPVSSEAPPARNSRFTRVKKTPMSPRGQPVGKETQQTKEGALFAPDRLFKVVLVGNSSVGKTSLLRSFCEGRFHPSTTATVGIDYSVKTLTLDNMQVAMQLWDTAGQERYRSITKQFFRKADGVVVMYDVTVGESFKAVQPWLTNVQV
- the cracr2ab gene encoding ras and EF-hand domain-containing protein isoform X1; this translates as MEEEGKVNGFGLSPGRRRSDWGQIALLDKTKEFFQTCDVEGKGFITRTDMRRLHRELPLSAEELEDVFDSLDTDGTGYLTQEAFSSGFSQFLHGRRISVTDDQNQAPGPVVRANEAFYQSQWEAKLSGVDEEEGHFCMLLESLGASNVFEDPGEVRSLWAQLRRDEPHLLSNFEEFLARVTHQIKDAHQERKEMESALQRKAATHDSEIRYLYEEMEAQIKNEKDRLILKDSERLQSRSQDLEHQLFSKEKELELIFQKQKRLELQCLELNSEKQESHVENVKLKMTNEELSRALQSTSQDLALAQDQLAMLQEQAAQLQQEKEMEMYRVTEGLQREKQSLMKQLDLLREMNKHLKDERDICCGVPRNSLRKKQKQRAGLDSVFDDTSQPTKRAPLLVDGSYQSLEALPIEHLQIVFVASSSCSEDDATITGPSSSSATNVSAPTCQQRPTARKNSGLANGYTNPAPTKEHDVKAKAKKSPGKMAATKRVTGKDRERAKKVEMEKKTGVEEEALDAPPDGWPLRRVISIEEDHLPHLLQGGPHFLLHQLSEEEDEVNDEEEEEAQSDVETTTTTTTTTTTPPYSHAPVSSEAPPARNSRFTRVKKTPMSPRGQPVGKETQQTKEGALFAPDRLFKVVLVGNSSVGKTSLLRSFCEGRFHPSTTATVGIDYSVKTLTLDNMQVAMQLWDTAGQERYRSITKQFFRKADGVVVMYDVTVGESFKAVQPWLTNVQEAAGEGIPILLLGNKMDMDGDREVSFKEAEQLAYENKVMFFEVSAYTAKNVTESLTQLARVLMEQEDRVRDTTVILSAQPIKKKACCK